The DNA sequence CTTCCCAATGTCATTGTTCCTTTAGGCACATGGCTACCCATTGTCCTCAGAAATCTCACCAGTGTTCATACTGCGAAAAGATGTTCCACAGGAAGGACCACCTGAAGAACCATCTTCAGACCCATGACCCCAACAAGACCCTGCTGAGGTGTGAAGAGTGCGGCAAGAGATACAACACAAAGCTGGGCTACAGGCGGCACCTGGCCTTGCACGCGGCTGCCAACGGTGACCTGACGTGCGGGGTGTGCACCCGCGCGTTCGGGCAGACAGACCTGCTGCTGGAGCACCTGAAGGGTCACGCGGGCAGGCTCTCCAGCAGTGCCAGGGAGAAGCGGCACGCGTGCGATCGCTGCGAGCGGCGCTTCTACACCCGCAAGGACGTCAGGCGGCACACGGTGGTCCACACGGGCCGCAAAGACTTCCTCTGCCAATTCTGTGCTCAGCGTTTCGGCCGGAAGGATCACTTGACGCGGCACACCAAAAAAAGCCATGCCCAGGAAGTGCCCAGAGGGAGTTTGGTGGCTCACAGGATGACGGGGCCAGTGAATGGCGGCGTGTCCATCTCTCTGAAAGAGGAGGTTGGGCCCTTATGGCCTGATTCTCAGGGTGAGCCGGTGCTGAAGGACAATGCCAACATGAACCCTGAACTCTACACCCATCCATTGCCATCTGGCCAGCACCCAAGAAGACGCCAGTACATGATACCCAGCTCACTGGCGACGAGGTTGGGTTGCATGGAGACACCACCCCCAATTCTTTCCCCTCCCACGCCACCTCTTACAAGCCGATGTATGCAACCAACCCAATACCAACTCAACACTACCTCATTTAGCCCCTTGCCCAGCAAAGAGCAAACTCTGAAGGTCAGCACGAGGGGCTACAACTTAGATATTCCAGGACTCGAATCTCAATCGACAGCTGGGAAGGAAAGCTCGGACATCGGGTTGGAAACTTTGAGCGTTTCCTTGGACAATGCCGGCTGCGCCATGCACGAAGATGTCAAGCCCCTGAACTTGAATTCGATGGATATCTCCCATTTGCTTGGACTCTTGCCCACACCCCCTGGTGCCAGCCAGCCTGCAGATGGCGCTATGGGGCTGTCGT is a window from the Scyliorhinus torazame isolate Kashiwa2021f chromosome 1, sScyTor2.1, whole genome shotgun sequence genome containing:
- the LOC140428127 gene encoding zinc finger protein PLAG1-like isoform X2, whose protein sequence is MPAACRQILGVFAKKAIQKRTQFGPYVGRLSTRLNNTDDSGLVLQVLKDGVKYFLNSPDEESGNWMMFVRPARNLEEQTLVAYQHQGEVYFTTVKSIQPHTELKVWYAADYAKFMEAPSVFIKQEPGVYSSPTAGETADRWKCSSCCNVFSNFGLLETHPCSQPGHATGRLGTGHISTCLKTDTPVHGGQFDQTASLKVLQQADEAVGTGREGEEAKAGKTFPCPLCEKILLTADKLTTHSYSHTGQRPYICSQRDCAKTFISKYKLIRHMATHCPQKSHQCSYCEKMFHRKDHLKNHLQTHDPNKTLLRCEECGKRYNTKLGYRRHLALHAAANGDLTCGVCTRAFGQTDLLLEHLKGHAGRLSSSAREKRHACDRCERRFYTRKDVRRHTVVHTGRKDFLCQFCAQRFGRKDHLTRHTKKSHAQEVPRGSLVAHRMTGPVNGGVSISLKEEVGPLWPDSQGEPVLKDNANMNPELYTHPLPSGQHPRRRQYMIPSSLATRLGCMETPPPILSPPTPPLTSRCMQPTQYQLNTTSFSPLPSKEQTLKVSTRGYNLDIPGLESQSTAGKESSDIGLETLSVSLDNAGCAMHEDVKPLNLNSMDISHLLGLLPTPPGASQPADGAMGLSYGQGGAGPRMAPLEGQQHGGPSVATLSLTQLHRVSSPFPSSLAPTPLPRFHQVFQ